A region of the Ornithinimicrobium ciconiae genome:
CGTGATCGACGCGGAGGGTGACGACCCGGCGCACTGGCAGCTGGCCACCGGACCAGCCGTCGACGAGGCCATGCTGGCCGACCTGGCCTTTGCCTGGCGATCGGTCCGCGCGGTGAAGTCCAACGCGATCCTGCTGGCCCGTGACGGTGCCAGCGTCGGCATCGGGATGGGCCAGGTCAACCGGGTCGACTCCTGCCGCCTGGCGGTGGAGCGCGCCGGTGCCGAGCGGGCGGAGGGGTCCGTGGCGGCCTCCGACGCCTTCTTCCCCTTCGCCGACGGTCTGCAGATCCTGCTGGACGCTGGGGTGCGGGCCGTGGTCTCGCCGGGCGGTTCGATCCGCGACGAGGAGGTTGTCGCCGCGGCCGCGGCAGCTGGTGTCTCGCTCTACTTCACCGGCACCCGACACTTTGCCCACTGACGCGTCCTCACGCGCACCCCGCGCCGGCGGGGGAACGGCCCGGTTCGGTCGCCGACCCACTGATCTGACCCTGGCGCTGGTCGCCGCCTTCGTCGCAGGCGTGCTGCTGGCCGTGCAGTCCCGGGTCAACGGTGAGCTTGGCTCGCACATCCCGGCCATGACAGCGGCCTGGCTGAGCTTCTTCATCGGCCTGACGGCGGTCGCGCTGCTGTGGTTCACCGCTCGGTTCCGCTCCGGCGTCGCCAGGGTCCGCACCGCCGTCCGTGAGCGGCAGCTGCCGCTCTGGCAGCTGTTCGGTGGGTTCGCCGGCGGCCTGGTGGTGGCCACCCAGACCTATGCCGTGCCGCTGGTCGGCGTCGCGACCTTCTTGATCGCCCTGATCGGTGGTCAGACGGTGAACGCCCTGGTGGTGGACCGCTTCCGCTTCGGCCCCGCCGCCCCGCAACTGATCACCCCCGCCCGGGTCGCGGCCGCCGTCCTGGCGGTCATCGGGGTGGTGGTCGCGGTCACCCCTGGTGTGCGGGACGGGGAGTTTCTGTGGCTTCCGGCGGTGCTGGCCTTCGTAGTCGGCATGCTGACCGCGGTGCAGCAGGCCACCAACGCCCGGATCACCACGATCAGTGGGGACTCGTCGGTGACGGCCTTCATCAACTTCACGACCGGGTCGGTGCTGCTGGTGCTGATCGGGGCATGGACGGTGCTGCCCGCCGGAGTGCCGGACCTCAGTGGGATCCCGTGGTGGGCCTGGCCCGGCGGGGTCCTGGGGGTGCTGTTCATCGTCCTGGCCGCCTGGGCCGTGATGCACAGCGGGGTGTTGTTGTTTGCCCTGGTCACCATCACCAGCCAGATGGGGACCGGAGTGGTCCTGGACCTGCTGGCGCCGGCGACGCGTGACGCGGTCGGAGTGCAGATGCTGGTTGGGGTCGCCCTGACCGTGCTGGCTGCTGCCTGGGCAGCGCTGGCCCGCGCGAGGTCACGCCGGCGGGCGGCGCACTGACGCTCCCGTCGGGGCGGTGCTGACCGGGCGCGGTGCTTGCCGGTCGAGAGGTTCATCACATCGGACCGCGGGGCGGTGCGCCGACCTGGGTGTCTGCGCGCCGAGGGGGCCGCGGGACCGGTGGGTGTGCGGACGTGTCGTGAGCCGTCCATAGACTGGCGAGCATGACCGCACGCATCCTCGATGGCCGCGCCGCGCTGGCCGAGATCAAGACCGACCTGAGGGCGCGCGTTGCCGCACTGGCTGAGCAGGGTGTGGTCCCGGGCCTGGGCACCGTGCTGGTCGGGGACGACCCGGCGAGCACCTGGTATGTCAACGCCAAGCACCGCGACTGTGCCGAGATCGGCATCCGGTCACTGCGCCGGGACCTGCCCGCCGGGTCCAGTCAGGCCCAGGTCGAGGCGGTCGTCGACGACCTCAATGTCGACCCGGACTGCACCGCCTTCCTCGTCCAGCAGCCGACCGGGTTGGACGAATTCGCGATCCTGTCCCGCATCGACCCGGCCAAGGACGTTGACGGACTGCACCCGGTCAATCTCGGCTCCCTCGTGCTGGGGGAGCCGGCGCCGCTGCCCTGCACCCCCTTTGGCATCGTGCACCTCCTGCGGCGCCACGAGG
Encoded here:
- a CDS encoding DMT family transporter; this translates as MPTDASSRAPRAGGGTARFGRRPTDLTLALVAAFVAGVLLAVQSRVNGELGSHIPAMTAAWLSFFIGLTAVALLWFTARFRSGVARVRTAVRERQLPLWQLFGGFAGGLVVATQTYAVPLVGVATFLIALIGGQTVNALVVDRFRFGPAAPQLITPARVAAAVLAVIGVVVAVTPGVRDGEFLWLPAVLAFVVGMLTAVQQATNARITTISGDSSVTAFINFTTGSVLLVLIGAWTVLPAGVPDLSGIPWWAWPGGVLGVLFIVLAAWAVMHSGVLLFALVTITSQMGTGVVLDLLAPATRDAVGVQMLVGVALTVLAAAWAALARARSRRRAAH
- a CDS encoding bifunctional methylenetetrahydrofolate dehydrogenase/methenyltetrahydrofolate cyclohydrolase — encoded protein: MTARILDGRAALAEIKTDLRARVAALAEQGVVPGLGTVLVGDDPASTWYVNAKHRDCAEIGIRSLRRDLPAGSSQAQVEAVVDDLNVDPDCTAFLVQQPTGLDEFAILSRIDPAKDVDGLHPVNLGSLVLGEPAPLPCTPFGIVHLLRRHEVQIDGAEVVVIGRGLTVGRPLGLILTRRSENATVTLCHTGTRDLAAHTRGADIIVSAAGVPDLVTADMVRPGAAVLDVGVARRDGKIAGDVAPDVAEVAGWISPNPGGVGPMTRAMLLTNVVEAAERAARGGAPADRVTAVR